The following proteins are encoded in a genomic region of Fibrobacter sp. UWH6:
- a CDS encoding Fic family protein has translation MAVEGLVHEGDPNAGSYRDVSISIAGSSHEPPDADDVPTLMRELVKFINRDCEQQYDLLKVSVVHHQFVWIHPFRNGNGRTARLLTYAMIVRLFDVRQSRLFNPTAVFCSNHNKYYEMLKVADSKNNEAQVQWCQFVLQGLLDELQKTEKLTDVNYVRQNILEPVLRDASRKGIIDKDTLLALQVALEKPIFQASDLAGVWANTFARSRNIRAMLDAGLIAPVSEGARKYYLKFAGSPLMVSLIYTLYQQGFLPESMMKN, from the coding sequence ATGGCCGTAGAGGGGCTGGTTCACGAAGGCGACCCTAACGCAGGCAGCTACCGCGACGTTTCCATTTCCATTGCGGGTTCGAGTCATGAGCCTCCCGATGCCGACGATGTTCCGACGCTGATGCGCGAACTTGTAAAGTTCATCAATAGGGATTGCGAACAGCAATATGATCTGCTGAAGGTTTCTGTGGTCCATCATCAGTTTGTCTGGATTCATCCGTTCCGCAATGGCAACGGAAGAACGGCAAGGCTCTTGACCTACGCCATGATTGTGCGACTTTTTGATGTTCGACAGTCTAGGCTGTTTAACCCTACGGCGGTGTTCTGCTCCAATCACAACAAGTACTACGAAATGTTGAAGGTGGCAGACTCCAAGAACAACGAGGCGCAGGTACAGTGGTGCCAGTTTGTGCTGCAGGGGCTGCTAGACGAATTGCAAAAAACCGAAAAACTGACAGACGTAAACTACGTTAGGCAAAATATTCTGGAGCCTGTTCTTCGGGATGCATCGCGCAAGGGAATCATCGACAAGGATACGCTTTTAGCGCTGCAAGTTGCCCTCGAAAAACCAATCTTCCAGGCTTCAGACTTAGCTGGCGTGTGGGCAAATACTTTTGCGAGGTCCAGAAACATCCGCGCCATGCTGGATGCAGGCCTTATTGCCCCCGTATCCGAGGGTGCCCGAAAATACTACCTGAAATTCGCAGGAAGCCCGCTGATGGTGAGCCTGATCTATACGCTGTATCAGCAGGGGTTCCTGCCGGAATCCATGATGAAGAATTAG
- a CDS encoding LamG domain-containing protein, producing the protein MRKFYSTFGIAISLSASILVCACSDKKNDVAGGITDIDHSMAYTGKILDANGKGVASARVVAYIDNSISVEDSVETTSDSTGNYELIFDRNTDADTVILYAEYNALCALINAAGLENNDLQISERKMLTGRIDGANDGFVRIKGTSIKAEISEDGTFSINNAPVGEILLQYVENKAPVAVFPVSTAGTSDTIALPPLTEKYLPMEGAETVFDNDSTLATSVNYVDGISGKAIQLEPGQFIEIDSLDPTDGDFTISLWTKWDGPNGNHQILVAQRSYWSDSTSKFQWHFENTEGKFSVMKSAPVSPEEISFGDSSIVPVGKWTFLTLVSKDHQVSMFVNGEQVGKTNTFVPNTLNQAVPFRVGGNEISTETWNGLIDEVRIESVARSKEWILNTFQTHFNTLE; encoded by the coding sequence ATGAGAAAATTCTACTCAACATTCGGAATTGCGATTTCCCTATCCGCCTCCATTCTCGTTTGTGCCTGCTCCGATAAAAAGAACGATGTGGCCGGCGGTATAACTGACATTGACCATTCCATGGCCTATACGGGAAAGATCCTGGACGCAAACGGCAAGGGAGTTGCTTCTGCCAGAGTGGTGGCCTATATCGACAATTCCATTTCCGTTGAAGACTCTGTAGAAACAACTTCTGACAGTACTGGAAATTACGAGCTGATTTTTGACCGAAATACCGACGCAGACACCGTTATTCTCTATGCAGAATATAACGCTCTTTGCGCCTTGATAAATGCCGCAGGTCTTGAAAATAACGATCTGCAGATTTCTGAAAGAAAAATGCTGACAGGTCGCATCGACGGCGCAAATGATGGATTCGTCCGAATCAAGGGAACCTCCATCAAGGCTGAAATTTCCGAAGATGGAACGTTCTCCATCAACAACGCGCCTGTAGGAGAAATCCTCTTGCAATATGTGGAGAATAAAGCCCCCGTGGCAGTATTCCCCGTGTCTACCGCAGGAACATCTGACACAATTGCCCTCCCTCCATTGACAGAAAAGTACCTCCCTATGGAAGGGGCCGAAACCGTTTTCGATAACGATTCCACCTTGGCAACAAGTGTCAATTATGTGGATGGAATTTCTGGAAAGGCCATCCAGCTGGAGCCGGGACAGTTTATTGAAATTGACTCCCTGGACCCTACCGACGGTGACTTCACCATTTCCCTCTGGACAAAGTGGGATGGACCCAATGGCAACCACCAGATTCTTGTAGCGCAGCGCAGTTACTGGAGCGACAGCACGTCAAAATTCCAATGGCACTTTGAAAATACTGAAGGCAAATTCTCCGTCATGAAAAGCGCCCCTGTAAGCCCTGAAGAAATCTCCTTTGGAGATTCTTCCATTGTACCTGTGGGTAAATGGACATTCCTGACGCTGGTTTCCAAGGATCATCAGGTTTCCATGTTCGTTAACGGGGAACAAGTTGGCAAAACCAATACATTCGTTCCCAATACCCTAAATCAGGCTGTTCCATTCCGTGTTGGTGGTAACGAAATCAGTACAGAAACCTGGAACGGTCTCATCGATGAAGTGCGTATAGAAAGTGTGGCTCGCAGCAAGGAATGGATTCTTAACACATTTCAAACACACTTTAACACACTGGAATAA
- a CDS encoding DUF4859 domain-containing protein produces MKKIVLGAMLVASTASFAANGDAYTWPTYRSDLDYDTKSNLGEIAPPTEFNNNCSGVTGKKAGKWWAIYWGKDRDSRITDVTIDSILKKYDTDFTYLYDTLGWAPDAQAQEGKYSAIYYYGSGTCAGGTKEDTTGGWQTYVAGYTAVAASFYPLYSFNTSCPYRDRVSQMDAMIHEGIHSMTNGYPGAKQAHWFQEAGNTWIQQDMFSHREGVYSGMGFLNAATVIAPFMPIECYSGWLVDGTFGGPGAQGVTGKNQRYLLGGSQYSNIFPTFMGTWLGTGSVRWIYGNAYGKTTYLLETYALEKGLGPDATRRLITEFRARMALLDMKKWSNEIKNLLNNNFGGTSYEEQYYWDNGQYRNTWKMTPYQTMTASGEYLVPDEATTPGWSGSNVIPLKVSSGAKQVTVSFYNVGDKSNNTNMNYLLCYRATDGTPVYSEPITGEGAVTLRLDKPPSSTNGTQMVFAVVVNTDYQYTGNENIRTNHYNYKIKLEEGLSGAGDANTKYYNNFVLDYEWPEIGENTFSSSSEAVSGSSSSSSSNIIAADTVEFEISATVQISEDYGTTSVEFDSQKLATTLGISANELASATFFAIDGNTFNTTSTAKAPGHWFDKNGLVTEWGENAYVFAEWNLTDGKIAIGHYPNRVSAGETYKFAQGFKTGNKIVIYRFTIKIANDSEPGEPSEGTTSIAFKNQGPAKYTSLKNHHGVLEIHYTINRQDNVKISLYSAYGKLLYQNISGVKPAGQYREKVDLVKSGLPQGTYIVKVSTGSYREIQSINMIQ; encoded by the coding sequence ATGAAAAAAATAGTACTGGGTGCAATGCTTGTGGCAAGCACCGCCTCTTTCGCCGCAAATGGCGACGCATACACATGGCCGACATATCGTTCGGATTTGGATTACGACACAAAATCCAACCTTGGCGAAATTGCACCGCCTACTGAGTTCAACAACAATTGCTCTGGTGTTACCGGGAAAAAAGCTGGTAAATGGTGGGCAATCTACTGGGGCAAAGATCGTGATTCCAGAATCACCGACGTGACCATCGATAGCATCCTGAAGAAATACGATACGGATTTCACCTATCTTTACGACACCTTGGGATGGGCACCCGACGCTCAAGCACAGGAAGGCAAATACAGCGCTATTTACTATTACGGTTCCGGCACATGCGCTGGCGGCACAAAGGAAGACACCACCGGCGGCTGGCAAACATACGTGGCGGGCTATACGGCAGTAGCCGCCTCCTTCTACCCTCTTTACAGTTTCAACACAAGCTGCCCCTATCGCGATCGCGTTTCCCAGATGGACGCCATGATTCATGAAGGCATTCACTCCATGACCAACGGCTACCCTGGCGCAAAACAGGCCCACTGGTTCCAGGAAGCAGGCAATACCTGGATTCAGCAGGACATGTTCTCCCATCGCGAAGGCGTTTACAGCGGTATGGGATTTTTGAATGCGGCAACCGTCATTGCGCCCTTCATGCCCATTGAATGCTACTCCGGCTGGCTTGTAGACGGCACCTTCGGAGGTCCCGGCGCACAGGGCGTTACCGGCAAGAATCAGCGTTACCTTCTGGGCGGTTCCCAGTACAGTAACATTTTCCCAACCTTTATGGGAACTTGGCTTGGCACAGGTTCTGTCCGCTGGATTTACGGAAATGCTTACGGCAAAACCACCTACCTACTTGAAACCTACGCATTGGAAAAAGGCCTTGGTCCCGATGCCACTCGCAGGCTCATTACTGAATTCCGCGCAAGGATGGCCTTGCTGGATATGAAGAAATGGTCCAACGAAATCAAGAACCTGCTGAACAACAACTTTGGCGGAACCAGTTACGAAGAGCAGTATTACTGGGATAACGGTCAGTACAGAAACACCTGGAAAATGACTCCCTACCAGACCATGACAGCAAGCGGAGAATATCTCGTTCCCGACGAGGCAACAACTCCGGGCTGGTCCGGCTCCAACGTCATTCCTCTGAAGGTTTCCTCCGGCGCAAAGCAAGTGACCGTATCCTTCTACAATGTTGGCGACAAATCCAACAACACCAACATGAATTATCTGCTTTGCTACCGCGCCACCGATGGAACCCCCGTCTATAGCGAACCCATTACTGGCGAAGGTGCAGTGACACTCCGCTTGGATAAGCCCCCCTCTTCTACCAACGGCACGCAAATGGTTTTCGCAGTTGTTGTCAACACGGATTACCAATACACGGGCAATGAAAACATCCGCACCAACCATTACAATTACAAGATTAAACTTGAAGAAGGCTTGAGTGGCGCAGGTGACGCCAACACGAAATACTACAACAATTTCGTACTGGACTACGAGTGGCCTGAAATCGGTGAAAACACCTTTAGCAGTTCAAGCGAAGCAGTGTCAGGCAGTTCCTCTAGCAGTTCCTCCAACATCATCGCAGCAGACACTGTTGAATTCGAAATTTCAGCAACGGTCCAGATTAGCGAAGATTACGGAACTACAAGCGTTGAATTTGATTCTCAGAAGCTGGCAACCACATTGGGAATTTCTGCAAATGAACTTGCAAGCGCCACATTCTTCGCCATCGATGGAAACACATTCAACACCACTTCGACCGCAAAGGCTCCGGGACACTGGTTTGACAAAAACGGACTTGTCACTGAATGGGGCGAAAACGCATACGTCTTTGCCGAATGGAATTTAACTGACGGGAAAATCGCCATTGGGCATTACCCCAATAGAGTTTCTGCAGGGGAAACCTACAAGTTTGCCCAAGGTTTTAAAACCGGAAACAAGATCGTCATCTATAGATTTACCATAAAAATCGCAAACGATTCCGAACCCGGAGAGCCTTCAGAAGGAACGACCTCCATCGCCTTCAAGAATCAAGGTCCCGCAAAGTACACATCATTAAAGAATCATCACGGAGTTCTTGAGATTCATTACACCATCAACAGACAAGACAACGTGAAGATTAGCCTTTACTCTGCCTATGGCAAACTTCTATATCAAAATATTTCTGGAGTTAAACCTGCCGGACAATACCGAGAAAAAGTTGACCTCGTTAAATCGGGTTTACCGCAAGGAACCTACATCGTGAAAGTGTCCACAGGCTCCTACCGCGAAATTCAATCCATCAACATGATTCAGTAA
- the urtC gene encoding urea ABC transporter permease subunit UrtC, translating to MKALRLFERHGSNITFGIIVFILAMMPVLLMMGVVSGGSTILFLGKCISFAIVAIGIDLIWGYTGILSLGHGLYFALGGYAMAMYLKMQATGGHLTDFMHIGGLTEMPLIWVPFTLSPGSLLLVIIAPAVVAWIVGYFIFKNRVKGVYFSIISQALTWAACSLFIAMSPYTNGNVGITEIKSIFGSIKGSANQGNMLLLFYVSLIALIAVYALSKFLVERKFGKVLIAIRDGENRTYFSGYPVSRYKTFIYVLSAIFAGIAGAIFVNFNGCITPSQMTITYSIGMVIWVAIGGRGTIIGAVIGAFFINICEYNLSSGSTVEIWQYIIGVLFCVTILFFKGGIVGLVRDKVPSLFKKV from the coding sequence ATGAAAGCATTAAGACTTTTCGAAAGACACGGATCCAACATCACTTTTGGAATTATCGTTTTTATTCTCGCCATGATGCCCGTCCTTTTGATGATGGGCGTCGTTAGCGGCGGTTCCACTATTTTGTTCCTGGGCAAGTGCATTAGCTTTGCTATTGTCGCCATCGGCATCGACTTGATCTGGGGCTATACAGGAATCTTGAGTCTCGGACACGGATTGTATTTCGCCCTGGGTGGATATGCCATGGCCATGTACCTGAAAATGCAGGCCACAGGCGGTCATTTGACCGATTTCATGCACATCGGTGGCCTTACCGAGATGCCTCTGATTTGGGTTCCGTTTACACTTTCTCCGGGAAGTCTGCTACTGGTGATTATCGCCCCCGCCGTAGTCGCCTGGATTGTAGGGTACTTCATTTTCAAGAACCGTGTAAAGGGAGTGTACTTCTCCATTATTTCTCAGGCTCTTACTTGGGCAGCATGCTCCCTGTTCATCGCCATGTCTCCCTATACCAACGGAAACGTAGGCATTACAGAGATCAAGTCTATCTTTGGAAGCATCAAGGGCAGCGCCAATCAGGGAAACATGCTCCTTCTATTCTATGTGTCCCTCATCGCCTTGATTGCTGTTTACGCACTTTCCAAATTCCTTGTAGAACGTAAGTTCGGTAAGGTTCTGATTGCCATTCGCGATGGCGAAAACAGGACTTACTTCTCTGGATATCCTGTAAGTCGCTACAAGACTTTCATCTACGTTCTCTCCGCTATTTTCGCAGGCATTGCAGGCGCAATCTTTGTCAATTTCAACGGTTGCATCACACCTTCCCAAATGACCATCACCTACTCCATCGGCATGGTGATCTGGGTGGCCATCGGTGGACGCGGAACCATTATCGGCGCAGTCATCGGAGCCTTCTTCATTAACATCTGCGAATACAATTTGAGTTCCGGAAGCACTGTAGAAATTTGGCAGTACATCATCGGCGTTCTTTTCTGCGTTACCATCCTGTTCTTCAAGGGCGGCATCGTAGGCTTAGTTCGCGACAAGGTTCCTTCTCTGTTCAAAAAGGTCTAA
- a CDS encoding acetolactate synthase large subunit, which yields MNTAEVLIKSLESEGVKYIFGIPGEETLELMEAIKNSSIRFITVRHEQGAAFMADVYGRLTGKAGVCLSTLGPGATNLVTGVADANSDGAPLIAITGQVGTERMHLTSHQYLDLVNMFTPITKRSKQVVRPDTVNEIVRIAFKYAEMEKPGACHIDLPCNIAAMEVAGEVAQTPLKHHRENIEYASDTAIKAAAAAIASAKRPVILAGHSAVRNNASDALTAFASAAKIPVVSTMMAKGVIPCDNTYSMWCIGIPQKDYQNYILEQSDLVIAIGYDVVEYAPAKWNTKGDKRIIHIDETPNHINKFYQPEVEVIGNISASLEALRCLCPSTKDPEWALYIREKMAADHARYDLDKSFPPKPQKVLHDIRLVMGEDDILLSDVGAHKMWIARQYHCYHPNTCIISNGFATMGIAVPGAIAAKLLNPEKKVLAVTGDGGFMMNSQELETAYREHIPFVTLVFTDGNYGLIKWKQEERYGDSYAISFTNPDFVKYAESMHLKGYRIERTEDLIPTLREAFEQDVPSIIECPVDYAANMELTEHLKNLKV from the coding sequence ATGAATACCGCAGAAGTTTTGATCAAGTCCTTGGAAAGTGAGGGCGTCAAGTATATTTTTGGAATTCCCGGTGAAGAAACCTTGGAATTGATGGAGGCCATCAAGAATTCTTCCATTCGTTTTATTACGGTTCGTCACGAACAGGGTGCGGCCTTTATGGCGGATGTTTATGGTCGCCTTACGGGGAAGGCTGGCGTTTGTCTTTCGACTCTGGGACCGGGGGCTACCAACTTGGTGACCGGTGTGGCCGATGCCAATTCCGATGGTGCTCCGCTCATTGCCATTACGGGTCAGGTGGGTACGGAACGTATGCATTTGACTAGCCACCAGTATTTGGATTTGGTGAACATGTTTACGCCTATTACCAAGCGCAGTAAACAGGTGGTTCGTCCGGATACGGTGAATGAAATTGTCCGCATTGCTTTTAAGTACGCCGAGATGGAAAAGCCGGGTGCCTGCCACATTGACTTGCCTTGCAATATTGCTGCTATGGAAGTGGCGGGAGAAGTGGCTCAGACTCCGCTGAAACACCATCGTGAAAATATCGAGTACGCCAGCGACACTGCAATCAAGGCGGCCGCTGCTGCCATTGCAAGCGCCAAGCGTCCCGTAATTTTGGCGGGGCATTCTGCAGTGCGAAATAACGCATCTGATGCATTGACGGCTTTTGCTTCGGCTGCGAAGATTCCGGTGGTGAGCACCATGATGGCTAAGGGTGTTATCCCTTGCGACAATACATATTCCATGTGGTGTATCGGTATTCCTCAGAAGGATTACCAGAACTATATTCTGGAACAGTCTGACTTGGTAATCGCCATCGGTTACGATGTTGTGGAATATGCTCCCGCCAAGTGGAACACTAAGGGCGATAAGCGAATTATCCATATTGATGAAACGCCCAACCACATCAATAAATTCTATCAGCCCGAAGTAGAAGTTATTGGAAATATTTCTGCTTCTCTGGAAGCGCTTCGCTGTCTTTGCCCCAGCACCAAGGATCCGGAATGGGCTCTGTACATCCGCGAGAAGATGGCTGCAGACCATGCCCGCTATGACTTGGATAAGAGCTTCCCGCCCAAGCCCCAGAAGGTGCTTCACGATATCCGCCTGGTCATGGGCGAAGACGACATTCTCCTTTCGGACGTGGGTGCGCACAAGATGTGGATCGCCCGACAGTACCACTGCTACCATCCTAACACCTGCATTATTTCCAACGGCTTTGCCACTATGGGAATTGCGGTGCCGGGAGCCATTGCGGCAAAGCTCCTGAATCCCGAAAAGAAGGTGCTTGCGGTTACAGGTGACGGCGGCTTCATGATGAACAGCCAGGAACTGGAAACGGCTTACCGCGAACATATTCCGTTTGTGACCCTTGTGTTTACTGATGGCAATTATGGTTTGATCAAGTGGAAGCAGGAAGAACGTTATGGCGACAGCTACGCCATCAGCTTTACCAATCCGGATTTCGTGAAGTATGCAGAATCCATGCACCTGAAGGGCTATCGCATTGAACGGACGGAGGATCTTATCCCCACCCTTCGTGAAGCCTTTGAACAGGACGTGCCCAGCATTATCGAATGCCCGGTGGATTATGCCGCCAACATGGAACTGACGGAACATCTAAAAAATTTAAAAGTGTAA
- the urtA gene encoding urea ABC transporter substrate-binding protein — MGCNEEKAAESATVKVGLLHSLTGPMAISEKSVRDAEVLAIEQINKAGGVLGKQIVFVEEDGASEPSTFATKAEKLIDIEKVATVFGCWTSSSRKAVKPIFEEYKSLLWYPVQYEGMEMSPNIVYTGAAPNQQIVPAIEYLISKGYKKLFLLGSDYVFPRTANMIINAQAKAAGISVVGEEYADMDQTDFAAIIAKIEAAKPDVIVNTLNGTGNVSFFKQMSEKNYSSKEYMTMSFSIAEEEVATIGPAILKGHLVSWNYYQTTSTPENTAFVAAYKEKFGANRVTSDPAEAAYDAVYLWAEAVKAAKSFEVDAVLAAIKSGSISYKAPEGVVAIDGKSQHLAKPVRVGEVSEDGLIKEVYATAAPVAPDPYLTTYDWAVKAGLQPLN, encoded by the coding sequence ATGGGTTGCAACGAAGAAAAGGCTGCAGAATCCGCAACCGTAAAGGTGGGCTTGCTTCACTCTCTGACCGGCCCTATGGCCATCAGCGAAAAGTCCGTCCGCGACGCAGAAGTCCTGGCTATCGAACAAATTAACAAGGCCGGTGGCGTTCTCGGAAAGCAGATTGTTTTTGTAGAAGAAGATGGCGCATCTGAACCTTCCACTTTTGCAACCAAGGCAGAAAAGCTGATTGACATTGAAAAGGTGGCAACCGTATTTGGATGCTGGACCTCATCTTCTCGCAAGGCTGTAAAGCCCATCTTTGAAGAATACAAGTCCCTGCTCTGGTATCCAGTACAGTACGAAGGTATGGAAATGTCTCCGAACATTGTCTACACCGGTGCCGCTCCTAACCAGCAGATCGTTCCGGCTATTGAATACTTGATTTCCAAGGGCTACAAGAAGTTGTTCCTGCTGGGTTCCGACTATGTGTTCCCCCGCACCGCCAACATGATCATCAACGCACAGGCTAAGGCTGCAGGCATTTCTGTAGTCGGCGAAGAATACGCAGACATGGATCAGACAGACTTCGCAGCAATCATCGCAAAGATCGAAGCCGCAAAGCCCGATGTTATCGTGAACACCTTGAACGGCACCGGCAACGTTTCCTTCTTCAAGCAGATGTCCGAAAAGAACTACTCCAGCAAGGAATACATGACCATGTCCTTCTCCATTGCTGAAGAAGAAGTAGCTACCATCGGCCCCGCCATCTTGAAGGGTCATCTGGTTTCCTGGAACTACTACCAGACCACCTCCACTCCTGAAAACACTGCATTCGTTGCTGCTTACAAGGAAAAGTTCGGTGCAAACCGCGTAACCTCCGACCCGGCAGAAGCTGCTTATGACGCAGTTTATCTGTGGGCAGAAGCTGTGAAGGCAGCAAAGAGCTTTGAAGTGGATGCAGTTCTTGCAGCAATCAAGTCCGGTTCCATTTCTTACAAGGCTCCGGAAGGCGTTGTGGCTATCGACGGCAAGAGCCAGCACCTTGCAAAGCCTGTCCGCGTGGGTGAAGTTTCCGAAGATGGTCTCATCAAGGAAGTTTACGCCACCGCAGCTCCTGTTGCACCGGATCCCTACCTGACTACCTACGATTGGGCAGTGAAGGCAGGCCTCCAGCCGCTGAACTAA
- the urtB gene encoding urea ABC transporter permease subunit UrtB: protein MEQTINILFNGLSLSSIILLTSLGLAITFGVMRVINMAHGEFVMIGAYMTFVVQQLFAKFLPESIGGLYYFVAIIAAFGVAFGLGSLLEKFVISRLYGREIDSLLATWGISLILQQGARSIFGSQGVNVTAPSFLSGGITLGECTFSYNRIFIILLVALCMGAVWLVMYKSNFGRQMRAVMQNRPMAQCMGINSRKVDNLTFAMGSGFAGIAGCSVALLGSIDSTVGQSYIVNSFMAVVLGGVGNLIGTVIGSGIIGISSIFTENYTSSTIAKAVVLLIVIVFLQKRPQGLFVIKSRNLD, encoded by the coding sequence TTGGAACAGACCATCAACATCCTTTTTAACGGCTTGAGCCTCAGCTCCATTATTTTGCTGACTTCGCTTGGCCTAGCCATTACCTTTGGCGTCATGCGCGTAATCAATATGGCCCATGGTGAATTCGTCATGATCGGCGCTTACATGACTTTTGTGGTCCAGCAGCTTTTCGCCAAGTTCCTGCCAGAATCTATTGGCGGACTCTATTACTTCGTAGCCATCATCGCCGCATTTGGCGTCGCATTCGGGCTAGGAAGCCTTCTTGAAAAATTCGTGATTTCAAGACTGTACGGTCGTGAAATCGACAGCCTTTTAGCAACATGGGGCATCAGCTTGATTTTACAGCAAGGTGCACGCTCCATTTTTGGATCCCAGGGTGTAAACGTTACGGCTCCTTCCTTTTTAAGTGGCGGCATCACTCTCGGAGAATGCACTTTCTCCTATAACAGAATTTTCATCATCTTGCTGGTAGCTCTTTGCATGGGTGCCGTTTGGCTTGTGATGTACAAGTCCAATTTCGGTCGCCAGATGCGAGCCGTCATGCAGAACCGTCCCATGGCACAGTGCATGGGCATCAACTCCCGCAAGGTGGACAACTTGACTTTCGCAATGGGCTCTGGATTTGCAGGTATCGCAGGATGCTCCGTAGCACTTCTCGGTTCCATTGACTCTACTGTCGGGCAAAGCTATATCGTCAACTCCTTCATGGCAGTCGTACTTGGAGGCGTCGGAAACCTGATTGGAACAGTCATCGGCTCCGGCATCATCGGCATCAGCTCCATCTTTACCGAAAACTACACCTCCTCCACCATCGCCAAGGCAGTGGTATTGCTGATTGTGATTGTATTCCTGCAAAAGAGACCTCAGGGACTGTTCGTTATCAAGAGCAGAAATTTGGATTAA
- a CDS encoding TIGR02147 family protein, translated as MAASKVVEHLLEYDDYRKFLQDYFEEQKILSAAFSHRFFAAKAGFKTSSYCLNVIRGRFKLTQKSAEKIAAAIGLTALREAYFLTLVEFNQAEQINKRDAAWDQIVQIRRQAEFKHLTNREQSYFSKWYNPIIRELAVSSEWEGDYKALAKMVVPPITASEARDAVKNLTELGLIQKIGDHYEETSLMVDASDVSPIALKQIRRDYIQHALRAVECIPRDEQYAAFTTLAMSESSFNYVVEVMRDARKKIMAKIANDENVERVYEMMFMTFPMSTKISGEK; from the coding sequence ATGGCAGCAAGTAAAGTAGTTGAGCATCTTCTTGAATACGATGATTACCGCAAATTTCTTCAGGATTACTTCGAAGAACAGAAGATTTTAAGTGCGGCATTTTCTCATCGTTTCTTTGCAGCAAAAGCGGGTTTCAAGACATCTTCCTATTGCTTGAATGTCATTCGCGGCAGATTCAAGCTGACCCAAAAATCTGCAGAAAAGATTGCAGCTGCCATTGGCCTCACCGCCCTTCGTGAAGCTTACTTTCTGACCCTTGTGGAATTTAATCAGGCGGAACAAATCAACAAGAGGGACGCCGCCTGGGATCAAATCGTTCAAATCAGGCGACAGGCAGAATTTAAGCACCTGACAAATCGGGAACAGTCCTATTTTTCCAAATGGTACAACCCCATTATTCGCGAACTTGCCGTAAGTTCCGAATGGGAGGGCGATTACAAAGCATTAGCCAAAATGGTGGTGCCGCCTATAACAGCCAGCGAAGCCCGCGACGCCGTAAAGAACCTGACCGAGCTTGGACTCATCCAGAAAATTGGCGACCATTACGAGGAAACCTCCCTGATGGTAGACGCATCCGATGTATCGCCCATTGCGCTGAAGCAAATCCGTCGGGATTATATCCAGCATGCCTTGCGTGCGGTGGAATGCATTCCCCGAGATGAGCAATACGCCGCATTTACAACGCTTGCCATGAGCGAAAGTTCCTTCAACTATGTGGTTGAAGTCATGAGGGACGCCCGAAAAAAAATCATGGCCAAGATTGCCAATGACGAGAACGTTGAACGGGTTTACGAGATGATGTTCATGACATTCCCCATGAGCACAAAGATTTCGGGGGAAAAATGA